In Streptomyces thermolilacinus SPC6, a single genomic region encodes these proteins:
- a CDS encoding rhamnogalacturonan lyase has product MQHRKTRRGLGAVAVAGAAAFVFVGLPADASDAAASGAGATALAVRQVERLDRGLVSVHTGTGNLVSWRWLATDPDNVAFNLYRAGTKVNATPITGSTNYFHAGAPSHAGYTVRAVVGGVEQGDSPHAVQFRAGYKDVPLTPPAGGTTPDGAAYTYEANDASVGDLDGDGDLDFVLKWQPTNAKDNSQAGYTGSTVVDGVTVEGTRLWRIDLGRNIRSGAHYTQFQVYDYDGDGRAEVAMKTADGTRDGTGRVIGSATADHRNSGGYVLAGPEYLTMFDGRTGAALGTTDYVPARGSVSSWGDSYGNRVDRFLAGTAYLDGVRPSLIMARGYYTRSVIAAWDWRDGRFTRRWTFDTNSSAHAGRGFDGQGSHSLSVGDVDGDGRDEVVYGSMAVDDNGSGLWTTRTGHGDAQHLGDHDPGTPGLEYFKVSESTSQPAELYINPANGAIRWKLAACCDNGRGVAGDIWSGNDGAEVWSTSGGSIRDEAGAVKGRRPSAVNFLAWWDGDPTRELLDGTRVDKYGPSGDTRLLTGAGVAANNGSKATPALSGDILGDWREEVVWRTADNRALRIYSTPHPTDTRITTLLHDPMYRTGLAWQNTGYNQPPHPSFHIGAGMRTAPRPAVTTP; this is encoded by the coding sequence GTGCAGCACAGGAAGACGCGCCGCGGGCTCGGCGCCGTCGCGGTCGCCGGGGCCGCCGCGTTCGTGTTCGTCGGGCTCCCCGCCGACGCCTCGGACGCCGCCGCCTCGGGCGCCGGCGCCACCGCGCTCGCCGTCCGGCAGGTCGAGCGGCTCGACCGGGGACTCGTCAGCGTCCACACCGGGACCGGCAACCTCGTCAGCTGGCGCTGGCTCGCCACCGACCCCGACAACGTGGCCTTCAACCTCTACCGCGCCGGTACGAAGGTGAACGCCACGCCCATCACCGGCTCCACCAACTACTTCCACGCGGGCGCCCCCAGCCACGCCGGCTACACCGTCCGGGCCGTCGTCGGCGGCGTCGAGCAGGGCGACTCGCCGCACGCCGTCCAGTTCCGCGCCGGGTACAAGGACGTACCGCTCACCCCGCCCGCCGGGGGCACCACGCCGGACGGCGCCGCCTACACGTACGAGGCCAACGACGCCTCCGTCGGCGACCTCGACGGCGACGGCGACCTCGACTTCGTCCTCAAGTGGCAGCCCACCAACGCCAAGGACAACTCCCAGGCGGGTTACACCGGGAGCACCGTCGTGGACGGGGTCACGGTGGAGGGCACGCGGCTGTGGCGGATCGACCTCGGGCGGAACATCCGCTCCGGGGCGCACTACACGCAGTTCCAGGTGTACGACTACGACGGCGACGGGCGCGCCGAGGTGGCCATGAAGACCGCCGACGGCACCCGCGACGGCACCGGGCGCGTCATCGGCAGCGCCACCGCCGACCACCGCAACTCCGGCGGGTACGTGCTGGCCGGGCCCGAGTACCTGACCATGTTCGACGGGCGCACCGGCGCCGCGCTCGGCACCACCGACTACGTGCCCGCCCGCGGCAGCGTCTCCTCCTGGGGAGACTCCTACGGCAACCGCGTGGACCGGTTCCTCGCGGGCACCGCCTACCTCGACGGCGTCCGGCCGTCGCTGATCATGGCGCGCGGCTACTACACGCGCAGCGTCATCGCCGCCTGGGACTGGCGCGACGGGCGGTTCACCCGCCGCTGGACGTTCGACACGAACTCCTCCGCCCACGCGGGCAGGGGCTTCGACGGGCAGGGGTCGCACAGCCTGTCCGTCGGCGACGTGGACGGCGACGGGCGCGACGAGGTCGTGTACGGCTCCATGGCCGTGGACGACAACGGCAGCGGCCTGTGGACGACCCGCACCGGGCACGGAGACGCCCAGCACCTCGGCGACCACGACCCGGGCACGCCGGGCCTGGAGTACTTCAAGGTGTCTGAGTCCACCAGCCAGCCCGCCGAGCTGTACATCAACCCGGCCAACGGCGCGATCCGCTGGAAGCTCGCCGCCTGCTGCGACAACGGGCGCGGCGTCGCCGGGGACATCTGGTCCGGCAACGACGGCGCCGAGGTGTGGTCCACGTCCGGCGGCAGCATCCGCGACGAGGCCGGGGCGGTGAAGGGCCGCCGCCCGTCGGCGGTGAACTTCCTCGCCTGGTGGGACGGCGACCCGACGCGCGAGCTGCTCGACGGCACCCGCGTGGACAAGTACGGGCCGAGCGGTGACACGCGGCTGCTGACCGGCGCCGGGGTCGCCGCCAACAACGGCTCCAAGGCGACCCCGGCCCTCTCCGGCGACATCCTCGGCGACTGGCGCGAGGAGGTCGTGTGGCGCACGGCCGACAACCGGGCGCTGCGGATCTACTCGACCCCGCATCCGACGGACACGAGGATCACGACCCTGCTGCACGACCCGATGTACCGGACGGGGCTGGCCTGGCAGAACACCGGCTACAACCAGCCGCCGCACCCGAGCTTCCACATCGGGGCCGGGATGCGCACGGCACCCCGGCCCGCGGTCACGACCCCGTAG
- a CDS encoding DUF397 domain-containing protein — MPLPSTGWHKSTCSGDFEDACVEVRARAGGAGVRVRDSKDRTRRPLDLSTAAWQTFLDTTAHEPAPSRRAAPVPACAARAPNRWTTDGRPARVGRYGAGASGPYG; from the coding sequence ATGCCGCTTCCGTCGACCGGATGGCACAAGAGCACCTGCAGCGGCGACTTCGAGGACGCGTGCGTGGAGGTACGCGCGCGTGCGGGCGGCGCGGGCGTGCGGGTCCGCGACTCCAAGGACCGCACCCGCCGTCCCCTCGACCTCTCCACCGCCGCCTGGCAGACGTTCCTGGACACCACGGCCCACGAGCCCGCCCCGTCACGCCGAGCCGCCCCGGTGCCGGCGTGCGCGGCCAGGGCGCCGAACCGGTGGACGACTGACGGGAGGCCGGCCCGGGTCGGCCGTTACGGGGCGGGAGCCTCGGGGCCGTACGGGTGA
- a CDS encoding cellulose binding domain-containing protein, which produces MRTKWNLFTGLALAAALLTAAPPPAAEAKPPPAPAPAPLAADTYAWKNVRIDGGGFVPGIVFNRSEKNLAYARTDIGGAYRWQQSTKTWTPLLDHIGWDRWGHTGVVSLATDAVDPDRVYAAVGTYTNSWDPGNGAVLRSTDRGATWRTADLPFKLGGNMPGRGMGERLAVDPHRNSVLYLGAPSGHGLWRSTDSGATWSKVTAFPNPGNYAQDPSDTSGYSSDNQGIVWVTFDESTGTPGNATRTIYVGVADKENAVYRSTDAGATWTRLPGQPTGLLAHKGVLDAVNGRLYLAYSDTGGPYDGTDGAVWRYDTKTGAWRDITPDADPYYGFSGLSLDRQRPGTVMVTGYSSWWPDTQIFRTSDSGATWTRAWEFTSYPSRTNRYTMDVSSSPWLGWGAQPSPPEESPKLGWMTEALEIDPFDSNRMMYGTGATVYGTENLTQWDTGGKITIKPMVQGLEETAVNDLVSPPSGAPLISALGDIGGFRHTDLTKVPSVMFTSPNFTSSTSLDYAEAKPDTVVRVGHLDSGPRIAFSTDNGANWFAGQEPPGVSGGGTVAAAADGSRFVWSPDGTGVHTTSGFGGAWTASRGIPAGAVVESDRVDPKRFYGFKSGTFYVSTDGGATFTAAATGLPASGPVRFKAVPGRAGDIWLAGGATGSYGLWRSTDAGATFTKVRGVEEADTIGFGKAAPGASYDTLYTSAKIGGVRGIFRSTDEGASWTRINDDAHQWGWTGAAITGDPRIYGRVYVATNGRGIVYGDTAGTPTDPPGPTDPPGPTDPASCEATYKVTNQWQGGFQADVTVRNTGSAAWDGWRAGWTFPDGQRVTQGWNAEYAQAGADVAVTNAGWNGRVAPGGTVAFGFTGSWSEANRPPTTISVNGRPCQAGTTGS; this is translated from the coding sequence GTGCGCACGAAGTGGAACCTGTTCACCGGACTGGCCCTGGCGGCCGCCCTGCTCACCGCCGCCCCGCCCCCGGCCGCCGAGGCCAAGCCCCCACCGGCCCCCGCCCCCGCGCCGCTCGCCGCCGACACGTACGCCTGGAAGAACGTGCGCATCGACGGCGGCGGCTTCGTCCCCGGCATCGTCTTCAACCGCTCCGAGAAGAACCTCGCCTACGCCCGCACCGACATCGGCGGCGCCTACCGCTGGCAGCAGTCCACCAAGACGTGGACGCCGCTGCTCGACCACATCGGCTGGGACCGCTGGGGCCACACGGGCGTCGTCAGCCTCGCCACCGACGCGGTGGACCCCGACCGCGTGTACGCCGCCGTCGGCACGTACACCAACAGCTGGGACCCCGGCAACGGCGCCGTCCTGCGCTCGACCGACCGGGGCGCGACCTGGCGGACCGCCGACCTGCCGTTCAAGCTCGGCGGCAACATGCCGGGCCGCGGCATGGGAGAGCGCCTCGCCGTCGACCCGCACCGCAACAGCGTCCTCTACCTCGGCGCGCCCAGCGGCCACGGCCTGTGGCGCTCCACCGACTCCGGCGCCACCTGGTCGAAGGTCACCGCCTTCCCCAATCCCGGGAACTACGCCCAGGACCCGTCCGACACCAGCGGTTACTCCTCCGACAACCAGGGCATCGTCTGGGTCACCTTCGACGAGTCCACCGGCACGCCCGGCAACGCCACGAGGACCATCTACGTGGGCGTCGCCGACAAGGAGAACGCCGTCTACCGCTCCACCGACGCGGGCGCCACCTGGACCAGGCTGCCCGGACAGCCCACCGGGCTCCTCGCCCACAAGGGCGTCCTCGACGCGGTGAACGGTCGGCTGTACCTGGCGTACAGCGACACCGGCGGCCCGTACGACGGTACGGACGGCGCGGTCTGGCGGTACGACACGAAGACAGGCGCCTGGCGGGACATCACGCCCGACGCCGACCCGTACTACGGCTTCAGCGGCCTGAGCCTGGACCGGCAGCGGCCCGGCACCGTCATGGTGACCGGCTACAGCTCCTGGTGGCCCGACACGCAGATCTTCCGGACCTCCGACAGCGGGGCGACCTGGACCCGGGCGTGGGAGTTCACCTCGTACCCCAGCCGCACCAACCGCTACACGATGGACGTGTCCTCCTCCCCGTGGCTGGGATGGGGCGCGCAGCCGTCGCCGCCCGAGGAGTCCCCGAAGCTCGGCTGGATGACGGAGGCCCTGGAGATCGACCCGTTCGACTCGAACCGGATGATGTACGGCACCGGGGCGACCGTCTACGGCACCGAGAACCTCACCCAGTGGGACACCGGCGGAAAGATCACCATCAAGCCGATGGTCCAGGGCCTGGAGGAGACGGCCGTCAACGACCTGGTGTCCCCGCCGTCCGGCGCCCCGCTGATCAGCGCGCTCGGCGACATCGGCGGCTTCCGCCACACGGACCTCACCAAGGTCCCGTCGGTGATGTTCACCTCCCCGAACTTCACCAGCTCCACCAGCCTCGACTACGCGGAGGCCAAGCCGGACACGGTCGTCCGCGTCGGGCACCTCGACTCGGGCCCGAGGATCGCGTTCTCCACGGACAACGGCGCCAACTGGTTCGCCGGGCAGGAGCCACCGGGCGTCTCGGGCGGCGGCACGGTCGCCGCGGCGGCGGACGGCAGCCGGTTCGTGTGGAGCCCGGACGGGACCGGGGTGCACACGACGAGCGGCTTCGGCGGCGCGTGGACCGCGTCGCGCGGCATCCCGGCGGGCGCCGTCGTGGAGTCCGACCGGGTGGACCCGAAGCGGTTCTACGGCTTCAAGTCCGGGACGTTCTACGTCAGTACGGACGGCGGCGCGACCTTCACCGCCGCGGCGACCGGCCTGCCCGCCTCGGGACCCGTCCGCTTCAAGGCGGTGCCCGGCCGGGCCGGTGACATCTGGCTCGCGGGCGGCGCCACCGGCTCGTACGGGCTGTGGCGCTCCACCGACGCGGGCGCCACGTTCACGAAGGTCCGGGGCGTGGAGGAGGCCGACACGATCGGCTTCGGCAAGGCCGCGCCGGGCGCGTCGTACGACACGCTCTACACGAGCGCGAAGATCGGCGGCGTACGCGGCATCTTCCGCTCCACGGACGAGGGCGCGAGCTGGACGCGGATCAACGACGACGCCCACCAGTGGGGCTGGACCGGCGCTGCCATCACGGGCGACCCGCGGATCTACGGGCGGGTGTACGTCGCCACGAACGGCCGGGGCATCGTCTACGGCGACACGGCCGGCACGCCCACGGACCCGCCGGGCCCCACGGACCCGCCGGGCCCCACGGACCCGGCGTCGTGCGAGGCCACGTACAAGGTGACCAACCAGTGGCAGGGCGGCTTCCAGGCCGATGTGACGGTCAGGAACACCGGCTCGGCCGCCTGGGACGGCTGGCGCGCCGGATGGACGTTCCCCGACGGGCAGCGCGTCACCCAGGGCTGGAACGCCGAGTACGCCCAGGCGGGCGCGGACGTGGCCGTCACCAACGCGGGCTGGAACGGGCGGGTCGCGCCGGGCGGGACGGTCGCGTTCGGGTTCACCGGATCGTGGTCGGAGGCCAACAGGCCCCCGACCACGATCAGCGTGAACGGCCGTCCCTGCCAGGCGGGGACTACGGGGTCGTGA
- the orn gene encoding oligoribonuclease, giving the protein MNDRMVWIDCEMTGLSLTSDALIEVAALVTDSELNVLGQGVDIVIRPPDAALETMPDVVREMHTASGLLDELAGGTTLADAEAQVMAYVREHVKEPGKAPLCGNSVGTDRGFLARDMPTLETFLHYRIVDVSSVKELARRWYPRAYFNSPEKNGNHRALSDIRESIAELRYYREAIFVPQPGPDSDTAKTIAARHVLPPEPRA; this is encoded by the coding sequence CGCACTCATCGAGGTGGCCGCGCTGGTCACCGACTCGGAACTGAACGTGCTCGGGCAGGGCGTGGACATCGTCATCCGCCCGCCGGACGCGGCGCTGGAGACGATGCCGGACGTGGTGCGCGAGATGCACACGGCCTCCGGACTCCTCGACGAGCTCGCGGGCGGCACCACCCTCGCGGACGCGGAGGCGCAGGTCATGGCGTACGTCCGCGAGCACGTCAAGGAGCCCGGCAAGGCCCCGCTGTGCGGCAACTCGGTCGGCACCGACCGCGGCTTCCTCGCCCGTGACATGCCCACGCTGGAGACGTTCCTCCACTACCGGATCGTGGACGTCTCCTCCGTGAAGGAGCTGGCGCGGCGCTGGTACCCGAGGGCGTACTTCAACAGTCCGGAGAAGAACGGCAACCACCGGGCGCTCTCCGACATCCGCGAGTCCATCGCGGAGCTGCGGTACTACCGGGAGGCGATCTTCGTCCCGCAGCCCGGCCCGGACTCGGACACGGCGAAGACCATCGCGGCCCGCCACGTCCTCCCGCCGGAGCCCCGCGCCTAG